A region from the Isachenkonia alkalipeptolytica genome encodes:
- the guaB gene encoding IMP dehydrogenase: MEEKIVKEGITFDDVLLIPNKSEVLPKDVETKTRLTKKISLNIPLMSAGMDTVTEGKMAISMAREGGVGIIHKNMSIEEQALEVDKVKRSEHGVIVDPFYLSPDHKIADALELMERYHISGVPITTEGKLVGILTNRDTRFELDHDRKIHEVMTKDPLVTAREGITMDEAQQILMKHKIEKLPIVDGEYNLKGLITIKDIEKAIKYPNSAKDEGGRLLAGAAVGITGDLMDRVEALHRAKVDVIVLDTAHGHSKGVMEALRKIKSAYPELQVIAGNVATGQATKELIEAGADCVKVGIGPGSICTTRVVAGIGMPQMTAVYDCAKAAKEYDVPVIADGGIKYSGEIPKAVAAGASVIMIGSLFAGVEESPGETVIYKGRSFKTYRGMGSISAMKKGSKDRYFQEENKKLVPEGVEGKVPYKGELKETVHQLIGGLRAGMGYCGAATIKDLQENGRFVKITGAGLRESHPHDIMITKEAPNYSVGE; this comes from the coding sequence ATGGAAGAAAAAATTGTAAAAGAGGGAATCACCTTTGATGATGTGTTACTGATTCCGAATAAATCGGAAGTACTGCCGAAGGACGTGGAGACGAAAACCCGTCTGACAAAAAAAATCAGCTTGAATATCCCCTTGATGAGTGCGGGAATGGATACGGTTACGGAAGGGAAAATGGCGATATCCATGGCTCGTGAAGGCGGGGTGGGCATTATTCATAAGAATATGTCCATTGAGGAACAAGCCCTGGAGGTGGACAAAGTCAAGCGAAGCGAACACGGGGTGATTGTGGATCCCTTTTACCTGTCGCCGGACCATAAGATAGCCGATGCCTTGGAATTAATGGAGCGGTACCATATCAGCGGAGTGCCGATCACCACCGAAGGAAAACTTGTGGGAATTCTTACGAATCGGGACACGCGCTTTGAATTGGATCATGACCGGAAAATTCATGAGGTAATGACCAAGGATCCTTTGGTTACCGCCCGGGAAGGGATCACCATGGATGAAGCCCAGCAAATTCTGATGAAGCATAAAATCGAAAAACTTCCTATTGTGGACGGGGAGTACAATTTAAAGGGACTTATTACCATTAAGGATATTGAAAAAGCCATTAAATACCCCAACTCCGCCAAGGATGAGGGAGGACGACTGTTGGCGGGAGCCGCCGTGGGGATTACCGGAGATTTGATGGATCGAGTGGAGGCCCTTCACCGGGCAAAGGTTGACGTTATTGTGTTGGATACCGCCCATGGACATTCCAAAGGGGTGATGGAAGCCCTTCGAAAAATCAAAAGTGCCTATCCGGAGCTCCAGGTTATTGCAGGAAACGTGGCCACCGGTCAAGCGACCAAAGAGCTGATCGAAGCCGGCGCCGACTGCGTAAAAGTGGGCATCGGTCCCGGATCCATTTGTACCACCCGGGTGGTGGCTGGCATCGGAATGCCTCAAATGACTGCGGTGTATGATTGTGCCAAGGCCGCTAAGGAATATGATGTGCCGGTAATCGCCGACGGGGGAATTAAATATTCGGGAGAGATCCCCAAAGCCGTTGCCGCCGGAGCCAGTGTGATTATGATCGGATCCCTGTTTGCGGGAGTGGAGGAGAGTCCCGGGGAAACCGTAATCTATAAAGGGCGAAGCTTTAAGACCTATCGCGGGATGGGCTCTATCTCGGCGATGAAAAAAGGCAGTAAGGACCGGTACTTCCAGGAGGAGAATAAAAAGCTCGTTCCGGAAGGGGTGGAAGGAAAAGTTCCCTATAAAGGCGAGTTGAAGGAAACCGTCCATCAATTGATCGGCGGCCTGCGGGCCGGTATGGGGTACTGCGGTGCGGCGACCATTAAGGATCTCCAGGAAAACGGCCGTTTTGTAAAGATTACCGGAGCAGGTCTTCGGGAAAGTCATCCCCATGATATTATGATTACTAAGGAAGCTCCCAACTACAGCGTTGGTGAATAA
- a CDS encoding aldo/keto reductase, whose amino-acid sequence MQYREYGKTGKKLSVVGFGGMRFGKDEDYAQEVVHRANELGVNYFDTAPFYCDDRSEIIFGKAFRNMPKDFYVSTKSSLSADPTGDDVRRRIETSLKRLGRDKIDFFHMWCIKDLEQYRGVMAPGGPYEGALKAKEEGLLEHLVFSTHCKGEDIRTIVEEDHFEGVLLGYNVSNYPFRQEGVNAAIEKNAGVVTMNPLGGGLIPEHRKFFDFIRENDQETVNQAALRFILAQEGITLAIPGMGTIEEVEENVAVGDFDLKVSPKKLKEIEENITDSMNTLCTTCGYCLKCPQDIKIHKYLESYNLKLLKDEEEMKKRLKMLKDSGRLKEEDAKPGDCIACGICEDLCTQKLPIIQRLKELDQIGML is encoded by the coding sequence ATGCAGTATCGTGAATACGGAAAAACAGGAAAAAAGCTTTCGGTGGTTGGTTTCGGCGGCATGCGTTTTGGAAAAGATGAGGATTACGCCCAGGAAGTGGTCCATCGAGCCAATGAATTAGGTGTAAACTATTTTGATACCGCTCCTTTTTACTGTGACGACCGCAGTGAGATTATCTTCGGAAAAGCTTTTCGAAATATGCCCAAGGATTTTTATGTTTCCACGAAAAGCTCCTTAAGCGCGGATCCCACCGGAGACGATGTGCGAAGGAGAATTGAAACCTCCCTGAAAAGACTGGGAAGAGATAAGATTGACTTTTTCCATATGTGGTGTATTAAGGACTTAGAACAGTACCGGGGGGTAATGGCACCGGGAGGGCCCTACGAAGGGGCGTTAAAAGCCAAGGAAGAGGGCCTGCTTGAGCACCTGGTGTTTTCCACCCACTGCAAAGGGGAAGACATCCGAACCATTGTGGAGGAAGATCATTTTGAAGGGGTTCTTCTCGGATATAACGTTTCCAACTATCCCTTTCGTCAGGAAGGGGTAAACGCTGCCATAGAGAAAAACGCGGGGGTGGTAACCATGAATCCCCTTGGGGGAGGACTGATTCCTGAACATCGAAAGTTTTTCGATTTTATTCGGGAAAATGATCAGGAAACCGTGAATCAGGCGGCCCTTCGCTTTATTTTAGCCCAGGAAGGGATTACCCTGGCCATCCCGGGCATGGGAACCATTGAAGAGGTGGAGGAAAATGTAGCCGTAGGGGACTTTGACCTGAAGGTTTCCCCGAAGAAGCTAAAGGAGATTGAGGAAAATATTACCGACAGTATGAACACCCTTTGCACCACCTGCGGCTACTGTTTAAAATGTCCTCAGGATATTAAAATCCATAAGTATCTGGAGAGCTATAATTTAAAATTATTGAAGGACGAAGAGGAGATGAAAAAGCGCCTGAAGATGCTGAAGGATTCGGGAAGGCTGAAGGAAGAGGATGCAAAGCCCGGAGACTGTATTGCCTGCGGCATCTGTGAAGACCTGTGTACCCAGAAACTCCCCATCATTCAGCGGCTGAAGGAGCTGGACCAGATCGGGATGCTGTAA
- a CDS encoding FMN-binding protein has protein sequence MNRKIVLIAVLLVGVLSFVACGEEAEGDANGMYGDGTYNGTAEGYGGELEVEVTIDNDEITGIEVVSHSETEGLGDQAFDDVIDQIIENQSTEDVEAVSGATESSDAVVDAVDNALEEARE, from the coding sequence ATGAACAGGAAAATAGTTTTGATTGCAGTATTATTGGTAGGAGTATTGTCTTTTGTAGCCTGCGGCGAAGAAGCCGAAGGGGATGCAAACGGCATGTACGGTGATGGAACCTATAACGGCACCGCTGAAGGTTACGGTGGCGAACTGGAAGTGGAAGTAACCATTGATAACGACGAAATAACCGGAATTGAAGTAGTCTCTCACAGTGAAACCGAAGGATTAGGAGACCAAGCCTTTGATGACGTGATCGACCAGATTATCGAAAACCAAAGCACGGAAGATGTAGAAGCGGTAAGTGGAGCCACTGAAAGTAGTGACGCAGTGGTAGATGCAGTGGATAATGCTTTAGAAGAAGCCAGAGAATAG
- the groL gene encoding chaperonin GroEL (60 kDa chaperone family; promotes refolding of misfolded polypeptides especially under stressful conditions; forms two stacked rings of heptamers to form a barrel-shaped 14mer; ends can be capped by GroES; misfolded proteins enter the barrel where they are refolded when GroES binds), whose translation MAKEIKFREESRRALERGVNKLADTLKVTLGPKGRNVVLDKKYGSPLITNDGVTIAREIELEDVYENMGAQLVKEVSTKTNDVAGDGTTTATLIAQAIIREGLKNVAAGANPMIVKKGIYKAVELAVEELQKISKPIDSKEATAQVGAISAADDEIGELIADAMDKVGKDGVITVEESKSMGTNLSVVEGMEFDRGYLSPYMVTDTEKMEAVYNDAYILITDRKINNVQDILPLLEEIVQQGRKLLIIAEDIEGEALATLVVNKIRGTFECVAVKAPGFGDRRKAMLEDIATLTGGTVISEELGYELKEATVDMMGRARTIKVDKDNTTIVEGQGDESVIADRVNQLKKQIEDTDSDFDKEKLQERLAKISGGVAVIEVGAATETELKERKLRIEDALNATRAAVEEGIVSGGGVALVNVIPAIEKLIEETEGDERTGMKIIRRALEEPLRQIAENAGLEGSVIVNKVMTSETGIGFDALNETYTDMIDAGIVDPTKVTRSALQNAASISAMLLTTEAAVADMEEESDAPAGGGMGGGMGGMPMM comes from the coding sequence ATGGCTAAAGAAATTAAATTTCGAGAAGAATCCAGAAGAGCATTAGAGCGAGGGGTAAACAAACTGGCGGACACCCTGAAGGTAACCTTAGGACCGAAGGGTAGAAACGTAGTTTTAGATAAAAAGTACGGATCCCCGTTAATTACCAATGACGGAGTAACCATTGCAAGAGAGATCGAACTGGAAGATGTATATGAAAACATGGGTGCCCAGTTGGTAAAGGAAGTATCCACAAAGACCAACGATGTTGCGGGAGACGGTACTACTACAGCGACCCTGATCGCCCAGGCCATCATTCGAGAAGGACTGAAAAACGTTGCGGCGGGAGCCAATCCCATGATCGTGAAAAAAGGGATCTACAAAGCCGTAGAGCTTGCGGTGGAAGAGTTGCAAAAGATTTCTAAGCCCATTGATTCTAAGGAAGCTACCGCCCAGGTAGGGGCCATCTCCGCAGCGGATGATGAAATCGGTGAATTAATTGCGGATGCCATGGATAAAGTAGGAAAAGACGGGGTCATCACCGTGGAAGAATCCAAATCCATGGGTACGAATTTATCCGTCGTGGAAGGTATGGAATTTGATCGAGGTTACTTATCCCCTTACATGGTTACGGATACGGAAAAAATGGAAGCGGTATACAACGACGCTTATATCCTAATCACCGACCGAAAGATCAACAATGTGCAGGACATCCTTCCCCTATTGGAAGAAATCGTGCAACAGGGAAGAAAGCTGTTAATCATTGCCGAGGATATTGAAGGGGAAGCCTTAGCAACCTTAGTAGTAAATAAAATCCGAGGAACTTTTGAGTGTGTGGCTGTGAAAGCCCCAGGATTCGGAGACCGAAGAAAAGCGATGCTAGAAGACATTGCTACCTTAACCGGCGGTACCGTAATCTCAGAAGAGCTTGGCTATGAACTGAAAGAAGCCACTGTGGATATGATGGGTCGAGCAAGAACCATCAAAGTGGATAAGGACAATACCACCATTGTGGAAGGTCAAGGAGACGAATCCGTGATTGCTGACCGGGTAAATCAACTGAAAAAGCAAATTGAGGATACGGACTCCGACTTTGATAAAGAAAAACTTCAGGAAAGACTGGCAAAGATCTCCGGAGGCGTAGCGGTAATCGAAGTAGGTGCCGCCACGGAAACGGAATTGAAAGAACGCAAGCTTCGAATCGAAGACGCCTTAAACGCCACCCGGGCAGCAGTGGAAGAAGGTATTGTATCCGGTGGAGGCGTGGCACTGGTAAATGTGATCCCTGCCATTGAAAAGCTCATCGAAGAAACCGAAGGGGACGAGCGAACCGGTATGAAAATTATTCGAAGAGCGTTAGAAGAGCCTCTACGACAAATCGCCGAAAATGCCGGATTAGAAGGTTCCGTAATCGTAAACAAAGTGATGACTTCTGAAACCGGTATCGGATTCGATGCCCTAAACGAAACCTACACCGACATGATTGATGCAGGAATCGTGGATCCCACAAAAGTAACCCGATCCGCACTGCAAAACGCAGCATCCATCTCCGCTATGCTTCTTACCACCGAAGCCGCAGTAGCGGATATGGAAGAAGAAAGCGACGCTCCTGCCGGCGGCGGCATGGGCGGTGGCATGGGCGGCATGCCAATGATGTAA
- the groES gene encoding co-chaperone GroES: MKIKPLGDRVVIKKVEPEEKTKSGIVLPNSAKEQPQMAEVLEVGPGGMVEGKEVTMEVKKGDRVIFSKYAGNEVKLDGEEYTILKQSDILAIVE; this comes from the coding sequence ATGAAGATCAAGCCATTAGGTGACCGAGTGGTAATTAAAAAAGTTGAACCTGAAGAGAAAACCAAAAGCGGAATTGTACTGCCAAACAGTGCCAAGGAGCAGCCGCAAATGGCCGAGGTATTGGAAGTAGGCCCCGGAGGAATGGTTGAAGGAAAAGAAGTGACCATGGAAGTGAAAAAAGGGGATCGGGTAATTTTCTCCAAGTATGCGGGCAATGAAGTGAAACTTGACGGTGAAGAATACACGATTTTAAAGCAAAGTGATATTTTAGCGATTGTAGAATAA
- a CDS encoding DUF554 domain-containing protein encodes MLGTIVNALAIVIGGVLGVLLKKSIGEGYKDTIMKAIGLGVLIIGFKEALATGNVLLLMIAVIIGSLVGEALELEKRLQGLGDFIQRRMGSSESTFTKGFVTASVVYCVGALAIIGSLQSGLMGDHTTLFTKSILDGISSIIFASTLGIGVAFSAVPVFLYQGAITLLAGVVEPLMTDAVVQEISAIGGLLIIGIGFNILEIKKFPVANMLPAIIVPVIAGVLGFL; translated from the coding sequence ATGTTAGGAACCATTGTCAACGCACTGGCTATTGTCATCGGCGGGGTTTTAGGCGTCCTGCTGAAAAAAAGTATCGGAGAAGGCTATAAGGATACGATCATGAAAGCCATCGGCCTAGGGGTATTGATCATCGGATTTAAGGAAGCCCTGGCTACAGGGAACGTCCTGCTGCTGATGATCGCCGTGATTATCGGAAGCCTTGTGGGGGAAGCTTTGGAGTTGGAAAAAAGGCTACAGGGCCTGGGAGATTTTATTCAGCGACGGATGGGAAGCAGCGAGAGCACCTTTACCAAAGGGTTCGTCACCGCCAGCGTAGTGTACTGTGTCGGGGCTCTGGCCATTATCGGCTCTTTGCAAAGCGGTCTTATGGGGGATCACACCACCCTTTTCACCAAATCTATTTTGGACGGCATCTCCTCCATTATTTTCGCCTCCACCCTGGGCATCGGCGTGGCCTTTTCCGCGGTGCCCGTGTTTTTATACCAGGGGGCCATCACCCTGTTGGCAGGAGTTGTGGAACCCTTGATGACGGACGCCGTGGTGCAGGAAATCTCCGCCATCGGCGGTCTGTTGATCATCGGCATCGGATTTAATATTTTGGAAATCAAAAAATTTCCCGTGGCCAATATGCTCCCCGCCATTATCGTACCGGTAATCGCCGGTGTGCTGGGCTTCCTATAG
- a CDS encoding DNA-3-methyladenine glycosylase family protein — translation MKGLNLIEKGSRVEVLNLSSFNPRDIFRCGQAFRWEEKEDNRFLLTACQRVIEVEKSGDRILFHNTDLRDFERIWWDYFDLDTDYERIQKRLIRRDPVMEEAVTFGRGIRILKQEPFETLISFIISSNNNIKRIKGSVEGLARKYGEVIQRYDGKLHYAFPTPGALSSATLEELKLLGLGYRARYVKDTAEQVSKNPGILDTMIGKKRRECLAGVTGFSGVGPKVGNCVVFFSMGKREAFPVDVWVKRMMEALYFQQDKPAKEIEDFAMKKFGKDAGYAQQYLFYYAREKGIK, via the coding sequence ATGAAGGGTCTAAACTTGATAGAGAAAGGATCCCGGGTGGAAGTTCTAAATCTTTCCTCTTTCAATCCCCGGGATATCTTCCGCTGTGGCCAGGCCTTTCGCTGGGAGGAAAAAGAAGATAATCGCTTTCTCCTTACCGCCTGTCAGCGGGTGATTGAAGTGGAAAAATCAGGGGACCGGATCCTTTTTCATAACACCGATCTTCGGGATTTTGAAAGAATCTGGTGGGACTATTTTGATCTGGATACGGATTACGAAAGAATACAGAAACGACTGATTCGCCGGGATCCGGTGATGGAAGAGGCGGTGACATTCGGTCGGGGGATACGAATCCTAAAGCAGGAGCCCTTTGAGACGTTGATTTCCTTTATCATTTCCTCGAACAACAACATTAAAAGAATTAAGGGCTCCGTGGAGGGCCTGGCAAGAAAATACGGAGAAGTGATTCAGCGCTACGACGGAAAGCTACACTACGCCTTTCCTACCCCCGGGGCCTTAAGTAGCGCCACCCTGGAAGAGTTAAAGTTGCTGGGCCTCGGCTACCGGGCCCGGTACGTAAAGGATACGGCGGAACAGGTGTCGAAGAATCCGGGAATCCTCGACACCATGATCGGGAAAAAACGCCGGGAATGCTTAGCCGGGGTCACCGGATTCTCCGGCGTGGGACCGAAGGTGGGAAACTGCGTTGTGTTCTTTTCCATGGGAAAACGGGAGGCCTTTCCCGTGGATGTTTGGGTAAAGCGTATGATGGAGGCCTTATATTTTCAACAGGATAAGCCGGCGAAGGAAATTGAAGACTTTGCCATGAAAAAATTCGGAAAAGATGCGGGGTATGCCCAACAGTATCTTTTTTATTATGCCCGGGAAAAAGGCATCAAATAG
- a CDS encoding YcdB/YcdC domain-containing protein, with product MKRYGIIGLIVMVLISVSMNFYQYGEIRKAESQLTVVNNRVLDNIEQYARWSIRFLDEIQGMRESENSESMSETTFRHLESSLEDLVEYYAYFVDLRLEEFGEEGVCTQSLESLRSIRNVVKQNLQEKFEMNEFRYTANDYVFLQELEEVLETFLSSMYRISEANENQLVIEIPGEEQENLLKISEDLMELASRYRHGTLVENEEDLLSEEEAEAYLLELAGNWMDPKNLEEGEIDGPHHRNGITHYALETEGLLLWIDGKSGNLRYLEYSPEGGEGMDTEITRRQALEIAREFYREFQETTYEDLKEEIFVYNQEDNGETVYGFRFTPMDRGIRLSSDAFEVNVGAGSQEITRYRNQFDETPINIDARGNLAMLEISEGEEKENTPLSAERIKEVHEESFPTMEYRGRAVIRNYYTEFQPRVVKVFFEEIEGQRAALYFDEYTGRELDRGYYPYEPF from the coding sequence GTGAAAAGATATGGAATAATTGGACTGATTGTTATGGTCTTAATAAGTGTCAGCATGAATTTTTATCAATATGGAGAAATCAGAAAAGCAGAGTCTCAGCTAACCGTTGTAAACAACCGGGTGCTGGATAATATTGAACAGTACGCCCGCTGGAGCATCCGGTTCCTTGATGAGATCCAGGGAATGAGGGAGTCGGAAAATTCTGAGAGTATGAGCGAGACCACTTTTCGGCATTTGGAAAGCTCTCTGGAGGATCTGGTGGAGTACTATGCCTATTTTGTGGATTTACGCTTGGAAGAATTCGGCGAGGAAGGGGTATGTACCCAGTCTCTGGAGAGTCTACGAAGCATACGAAACGTAGTAAAGCAAAATTTGCAGGAAAAATTTGAAATGAATGAATTCCGATATACCGCCAATGACTACGTGTTTTTGCAGGAACTTGAAGAGGTTTTGGAAACCTTCTTATCCAGCATGTACCGAATTTCAGAAGCCAATGAAAATCAACTGGTCATAGAAATTCCCGGTGAGGAACAGGAAAATCTGCTGAAGATTTCAGAGGATTTGATGGAATTGGCCTCCCGTTACCGCCATGGTACTTTAGTAGAAAACGAAGAGGATTTGCTAAGTGAAGAGGAGGCAGAGGCTTACTTATTGGAACTTGCGGGCAACTGGATGGATCCAAAGAATTTGGAGGAAGGGGAAATTGACGGACCTCACCACCGAAATGGGATCACCCATTATGCCTTAGAGACCGAGGGACTGCTATTATGGATCGATGGAAAATCCGGAAACCTTCGATATTTAGAGTATTCCCCCGAAGGCGGAGAGGGAATGGATACGGAAATTACCCGAAGGCAAGCTTTGGAAATTGCCAGGGAATTTTACCGGGAATTCCAGGAAACCACCTATGAAGACTTGAAAGAGGAGATCTTTGTCTATAATCAAGAGGATAACGGTGAGACGGTTTACGGTTTTCGTTTTACCCCCATGGACAGGGGAATAAGATTATCCAGTGATGCTTTTGAAGTTAATGTGGGAGCCGGTAGCCAAGAGATAACCCGCTATCGAAACCAGTTTGATGAAACCCCGATAAACATTGATGCCAGAGGAAACCTAGCCATGCTGGAAATTTCCGAGGGTGAGGAGAAGGAAAATACTCCCTTATCTGCAGAGCGCATTAAGGAAGTGCATGAAGAGAGTTTTCCAACCATGGAGTATCGGGGAAGAGCGGTTATTCGAAATTATTATACGGAATTTCAGCCCCGGGTGGTAAAGGTGTTTTTTGAAGAAATTGAAGGACAGCGGGCGGCCTTGTATTTCGATGAATATACGGGACGGGAACTGGATCGGGGCTATTATCCCTATGAGCCGTTTTAG
- a CDS encoding anti-sigma-I factor RsgI family protein translates to MKKAYVMEVKEDHLLVMTEEQRFVRLRKKAGVDAGEEILFAESQVLDIPKANSRGENIMKKIKQVKPMGIAAAMVLLLVLSIFAITGGETEVQYLLGFDVNPGIQIEVGENEEVLRVDAMNEEAKSLEVEALEGESLEVFLEELLVKLEAQGHLNSETAQVMLSYADLLEDDVASEDFVDRVTAQMEEYFAEKNMNVEINMLLVDEENYENARIAGITLGKFQLIQEIERRGATEDPGEEPEGKETEGTEEAAEESVDEAGEEGDDITIDTEKYQDTPVRELLKHPVFERHPRDRNKEEGEHPVFDVHPRDWNKEDGDKPHPVFDEHPGNRGNDQDENGEDVDGENGQDPEEGRDEERGHPVFEEHPRDRNKEDGEHPVFDEHPRDRSKDEDRDSDEGSGDNDSGDGENENGESDQSRGTDEKREHPVFDNHPGSRGNESS, encoded by the coding sequence GTGAAAAAAGCTTATGTAATGGAAGTAAAGGAAGATCATTTACTAGTGATGACCGAAGAGCAACGGTTTGTAAGACTCCGGAAAAAAGCCGGGGTGGATGCGGGAGAGGAAATTTTATTCGCCGAGAGCCAAGTTCTGGACATCCCGAAAGCAAACAGCAGAGGAGAGAATATTATGAAGAAAATCAAACAGGTAAAGCCTATGGGCATTGCTGCAGCCATGGTGCTGCTATTAGTCCTGTCGATCTTTGCTATAACCGGCGGAGAGACGGAAGTACAGTACTTATTAGGCTTCGATGTTAACCCCGGCATACAAATTGAAGTCGGGGAAAATGAAGAGGTTTTACGGGTCGATGCCATGAATGAAGAGGCGAAAAGTTTGGAAGTGGAAGCCTTGGAAGGAGAATCTTTGGAAGTATTTTTAGAAGAGCTTCTGGTAAAGTTGGAAGCACAGGGCCACTTAAACAGTGAAACCGCCCAGGTCATGCTTTCCTACGCAGATTTACTGGAAGACGATGTTGCCTCCGAGGACTTTGTGGATCGGGTCACAGCCCAGATGGAAGAGTATTTTGCAGAGAAGAACATGAATGTGGAAATCAACATGCTTTTAGTCGATGAAGAAAACTATGAAAACGCCCGTATCGCCGGCATCACCCTTGGAAAGTTCCAGCTGATTCAAGAGATTGAACGCCGGGGTGCCACCGAGGATCCCGGGGAGGAACCGGAAGGGAAAGAAACCGAGGGAACCGAGGAAGCCGCCGAGGAATCCGTGGATGAAGCCGGGGAAGAGGGAGACGACATCACCATCGACACGGAGAAGTACCAGGATACGCCGGTTCGGGAACTATTAAAGCATCCCGTATTTGAACGGCATCCCAGGGATCGAAACAAAGAAGAGGGTGAACACCCCGTCTTTGACGTACATCCGAGAGACTGGAATAAGGAAGACGGAGACAAGCCCCATCCGGTATTCGACGAGCATCCGGGCAACCGGGGAAATGACCAGGATGAAAACGGTGAAGACGTGGATGGAGAAAATGGACAAGACCCGGAAGAAGGACGGGACGAAGAACGGGGACATCCGGTATTTGAAGAGCATCCGAGAGACCGAAACAAAGAGGACGGAGAACATCCCGTATTCGATGAACATCCGAGAGATCGAAGTAAGGATGAAGACCGGGATTCCGATGAGGGTTCCGGAGACAATGATTCCGGCGACGGGGAAAATGAGAACGGGGAGTCGGATCAAAGTCGAGGTACCGACGAAAAACGGGAGCATCCCGTATTTGATAATCATCCCGGAAGTCGGGGCAATGAAAGTTCCTAA
- a CDS encoding sigma-70 family RNA polymerase sigma factor — protein MEPNKGLETLIVEIQQGDSELRNRVLQEYHPFIKSVLSKVLNEYIGEDHEYFSTGMLAFNEAMDRYDRNKGKFLTYASVVIKSRLIDELRKRNKLEAREVEGDEELQVIESPGFEKRLEDQMEIEAFKDRIEAFGFDLETLIDTAPRHEKTREKAIEIARVLYEDETLRRSFLKTKHLPARGLKEKAGASRRVLQRSRNFIIAVFFILDSDLEVLKKYLDL, from the coding sequence GTGGAACCGAATAAGGGTTTAGAGACATTAATAGTAGAAATTCAACAAGGGGATTCAGAGCTTAGAAATCGGGTTTTGCAGGAGTATCACCCCTTTATCAAGTCCGTGCTGTCCAAGGTGCTGAATGAATACATCGGTGAAGACCATGAGTATTTCAGTACGGGAATGTTGGCCTTTAATGAAGCCATGGACCGTTATGATCGGAATAAGGGGAAGTTTTTAACTTATGCCTCGGTGGTGATTAAAAGCCGCTTAATCGATGAACTCCGAAAAAGAAACAAGCTGGAGGCCCGGGAGGTCGAGGGAGATGAGGAACTTCAGGTCATCGAGAGTCCGGGTTTTGAGAAACGCCTGGAGGATCAGATGGAGATCGAAGCCTTTAAAGACCGCATTGAAGCCTTCGGATTTGATTTGGAAACCTTGATTGACACCGCACCGCGCCATGAGAAAACCAGGGAGAAAGCCATTGAGATTGCCAGGGTACTATATGAGGACGAAACACTGCGCAGGTCCTTTTTAAAAACGAAGCACCTGCCGGCCCGGGGACTGAAGGAAAAAGCCGGAGCTTCCCGACGGGTATTGCAGCGTTCAAGGAATTTTATCATCGCGGTATTTTTCATTTTGGACAGTGATTTAGAGGTGTTAAAGAAATACTTAGATCTGTAG
- a CDS encoding YerC/YecD family TrpR-related protein, translating into MAYDSKIQSEQVDALFKAVLSLKTEEECYRFFEDLCTYKEIQSMAQRLQVAKMLKDEKTYGEIEEKTRASTTTISRINKFLQYGSEGYNLILDRLMEAEEAEAEAAEAEKTATTDAPE; encoded by the coding sequence ATGGCCTACGATTCGAAAATTCAAAGTGAACAGGTGGATGCCCTTTTTAAGGCGGTGCTCAGCTTAAAAACCGAAGAGGAATGCTACCGCTTCTTCGAGGATCTTTGTACCTACAAAGAAATTCAGTCCATGGCCCAACGGCTACAGGTGGCCAAGATGCTGAAGGATGAAAAAACCTACGGCGAAATTGAAGAAAAGACCCGGGCCAGCACCACCACCATCAGCCGGATCAATAAGTTTTTGCAGTACGGCTCCGAGGGCTACAACTTGATACTGGATCGATTGATGGAAGCGGAAGAGGCAGAAGCGGAAGCGGCGGAAGCGGAAAAAACAGCAACAACCGACGCCCCGGAGTAA